Within Acidobacteriota bacterium, the genomic segment AGAGAAAAGCAGTTCAATACTTTTTTAATGATCCGCCAGTGAAGTAACTGTGATGGAATGTCGCCAATGAATAGCCGTCAACTTTAGTTGACAGCTATAAGGCTGGATGAACCTTTATCAGGTTGCCTGGTTTAACAGTAACTCTTTTACCTTGCGGGTCAGGGCGTCCGGTGTGAAAGGCTTTTGCAGAAAGGGAATATCGGCATCGAGAATGCCGTGATGGACAATGGTATTTTCGGTGTAGCCTGAAACATAAAGCACTTTCATTTGATAACCAAGCCCTTTAAGCGTTTCAGCCAATTCGCGTCCACTGGCTCCGGGCATCACCACATCGGTAATCATTAAATCAATGGTTCCCTGATAGTGCTGACAGACTTCCAGCGCCTCACGGGCGTTTTTCGCTTCGAGGATGATGTACCCGCTGCTTTCGAGAATGATTCGCGCAAGTCCGCGAATCATCTCTTCATCTTCGACCAGTAAAATCGTTTCAGACCCTTTTAACGAATCAACTGCCGAAATTTGAGTCTTGGTAGTTAGGGATGCTTCAGGGGTTCGTGGAAGATAAATTTTAAATGAAGTTCCTTTATCCACTTCACTGTAAACCCAGATATTTCCGCCGGTCTGTTTGACAATGCCATAAACGGTTGATAATCCGAGTCCGGTTCCTTTACCAGTCTCTTTGGTGGTAAAGAAGGGTTCAAAAATGCGTTCCTGAATCTCTTTGGGAATCCCGGCTCCGGTATCGCTGATGGCAAGCATGACATACGCGCCGGTGGTCACGGCGATATGATTGCGCGCATAGGTTTCGTCCAGGTCAGCATTGTGGGTTTCAATAATCAGTTTGCCGCCCTGCGGCATGGCATCGCGGGCATTGACCGCAAGATTAAAGATGATTTGTTCGATTTGACCGGGATCGGCTTTCACGACGCCCAAATCCGCAGCCAGTTTAATGATCAGTTCAATATCTTCGCCAATTAAGCGGCGCAACATATTTTCAATATTGGCAACCGTGTCATTCAAATTAAAAACTATCGGTTGCAGAATTTGCCGGCGCGAGAACGCCAGCAATTGTCCCGTCAACGAGGCGGCGCTGCGACCGGCTTTTTCAATCATCTCAAATTTACTGTAAAGCGGGTGGCTGCTATCGAGAACATCTTTCCCTAGCTGGCTGTAGCCGATGATGACCGTCAGCAGGTTATTAAAATCGTGCGCCACACCGCCCGCGAGTTGACCGATGGCTTCCATTTTTTGTGACTGGCGTAACTGTTCTTCGAGGCGTATGCGTTCGGTAATATCCAGCGAAGAGCCTACCCATTCGCGCACCGTGCCAGTTTCTTCGATGATCGGCACGGCGTTGGCAATATAGGTATGATAGGTTTTATCCAGGTGGATTTGCCGGTATTCGACATCAAACGGAACCTGATGCCGGAGACCCTCTTCAAATTTTTTGGCGACGCGCTCGCGGTCGTCCGGGTGAATACTGATGAGCCAGTTAAACGGGTCATATTCATCGCCCAGCGTATTTTCGATATTGGTGATGCTGGTGAGATTGCCCTGCGGGTCGAGCGTCCAAACGATTTGAGAAGTCGATAGCGCCAGTGAACGATAACGCTCTTCGCTCCTGCGCACCTCCTCTTCGGCGCGTTTCCGATTGGTAATATCCTGAACGATTGCCAGTACGCTGTGAATTTCCTGCGCCGCGTTGTGTTCCGGCACGAGCCTCGCCGACACATAACGAAGTCCTTTACGTCCTTGATAGTCGTATTCCAACAGCTCAGTATTGCCCGAATCGAAAACCTCTTGAATGGCGGTTTCCCATAACTGCCCCTGAGTCAAATTCACGATTTCTGTTGGCTTGCGCCCAA encodes:
- a CDS encoding PAS domain S-box protein, which gives rise to MPQAIRVLVVEDNPNDAELIIRELNRSGFAPEWHRVDTEKAYLEKLHADLAVIISDYQLPQFNGLRALELAKQHQPDVPFIIVSGTIGEELAVAAMKLGAADYLLKDRLARLGLSVTQVLEQSRLRLAHRLMDEAIRQAEARYRSIFQNAIEGLYQSTPDGRFITVNPAMARIFGYDSPNDLISHITNIEEQLYVDPARRAQFIEALQIAGSVTNFEIQAKRKDGSLIWIAEHTRAFRNEHGELYYEGILHDINERKLTDAALRKSEEEFRTLADNLPVVVVRYDRDLRIRYINAAVEATFKQPRSAIIGRKPTEIVNLTQGQLWETAIQEVFDSGNTELLEYDYQGRKGLRYVSARLVPEHNAAQEIHSVLAIVQDITNRKRAEEEVRRSEERYRSLALSTSQIVWTLDPQGNLTSITNIENTLGDEYDPFNWLISIHPDDRERVAKKFEEGLRHQVPFDVEYRQIHLDKTYHTYIANAVPIIEETGTVREWVGSSLDITERIRLEEQLRQSQKMEAIGQLAGGVAHDFNNLLTVIIGYSQLGKDVLDSSHPLYSKFEMIEKAGRSAASLTGQLLAFSRRQILQPIVFNLNDTVANIENMLRRLIGEDIELIIKLAADLGVVKADPGQIEQIIFNLAVNARDAMPQGGKLIIETHNADLDETYARNHIAVTTGAYVMLAISDTGAGIPKEIQERIFEPFFTTKETGKGTGLGLSTVYGIVKQTGGNIWVYSEVDKGTSFKIYLPRTPEASLTTKTQISAVDSLKGSETILLVEDEEMIRGLARIILESSGYIILEAKNAREALEVCQHYQGTIDLMITDVVMPGASGRELAETLKGLGYQMKVLYVSGYTENTIVHHGILDADIPFLQKPFTPDALTRKVKELLLNQAT